A region of Anolis sagrei isolate rAnoSag1 chromosome 2, rAnoSag1.mat, whole genome shotgun sequence DNA encodes the following proteins:
- the LOC137095991 gene encoding zinc finger protein 665-like, giving the protein MASPLPPNPRSDTGEKLHQCMQCVKQFDRESSFTIHERTHTGEKPYQCMECGKCFSRRDNLRSHLRIHTGEKPHKCMECGESFSRSGNLRSHQRKHTGEKPYKCMECGKSFSESGTLRSHLWTHTGEKPHKCMECGESFSRSGNLRSHLRTHTGEKPYLCMECGKCFSRRGILHSHQRTHTGEKPHKCMECGESFSRSGNLRSHLMTHTREKPHKCIECGKSFSWSGSLRSHQRTHTGEKPYKCMECGESFSQSGHLRSHQRIHTGEKPHKCIECGESFSCSGTLHSHQRSHTGEKPHKCMECGKCFSQNSNLCAHKRIHTGEKPYKCMECGESFSQSGHLRSHQRIHTGEKPHKCMECGESFSRSGHLRSHQRIHTGEKPHKCMECGESFSRSGHLRSHQRIHTGEKPYKCIECGKSFSQSGNLRSHQRIHTGEKPHNCMECGKSFSQSGSLRSHQRTHTGEKPYKCMECGKSFSQSCHLRSHQRTHTGEKP; this is encoded by the coding sequence ATGGCAAGCCCTCTACCTCCCAATCCTAGATCAGACACAGGGGAGAAGTTACATCAGTGTATGCAATGTGTAAAACAATTTGATAGGGAAAGTTCTTTTACTATACATGaacggacccacacaggggagaagccatatcaatgcatggaatgtggaaaatgtTTCAGTCGCAGGGACAATCTACGGTCCCATctaaggatccacacaggggagaagccacataaatgcatggaatgtggagaaagcttcagtcgcagtggcaatctacggtcccatcaaaggaagcacacaggggagaagccatataaatgtatggaatgtggaaagagcttcagtgagagtggcactctacgttcccatctatggacgcacacaggggagaagccacataaatgcatggaatgtggagaaagcttcagtcgcaGTGGCAATTTACGTTCCCAtctaaggacccacacaggggagaagccatatctatgcatggaatgtggaaaatgcTTCAGTCGCAGGGGCATCctacattcccatcaaaggacgcacacaggggagaagccacataaatgcatggaatgcggagaaagcttcagtcgcaGTGGCAATTTACGTTCCCATCTAATGACCCACACAcgggagaaaccacataaatgcatagaatgtgggaaaagcttcagtTGGAGTGGcagtctacgttcccatcaaaggacgcacacaggggagaagccatataaatgcatggaatgtggagaaagcttcagtcagagtggccatctacggtcccatcaaaggatccacacaggggagaaaccacataaatgcatagaatgtggagaaagcttcagttgcaGTGGCACtctacattcccatcaaaggagccacacaggggagaagccacataaatgcatggaatgtggaaagtgcTTCAGTCAGAATAGCAATCTGTGTGCCCAtaaaaggatccacacaggggagaagccatataaatgtatggaatgtggagaaagcttcagtcagagtggccatctacggtcccatcaaaggatccacactggggaaaaaccacacaaatgcatggaatgtggagaaagcttcagtcggagtggccatctgcgttcccatcaaaggatccacacaggggagaaaccacataaatgcatggaatgtggagaaagcttcagtcggagtggccatctacggtcccatcaaaggatccacacaggggagaagccatataaatgcattgaatgtggaaaaagcttcagtcagagtggcaatctacgttcccatcaaaggatccacacaggggagaagccacataattgcatggaatgtggaaaaagcttcagtcagagtggctctctacgttcccatcaaaggactcacacaggggagaagccatataaatgcatggaatgtggaaagagcttcagtcagagttgccatctacggtcccatcaaaggactcacacaggggagaagccatag